In the Aromatoleum bremense genome, one interval contains:
- the thiL gene encoding thiamine-phosphate kinase, whose product MPSEFDLIRRHFTRPARHTELAVGDDAALFTPRPGMQLATSTDMLVAGTHFFADADPEALGWKALAVNISDLAAMGAEPRWALLALALPAADEAWIEAFARGLFACAGRFGVDLAGGDTTRGPLNLCVTIIGEVPAGTAITRAGARPGDDIWITGEPGRGALGLAFLRGETALDADAVAPCIDALHRPQPRVAAGLALHGVAHAMLDVSDGLVGDLAHILEASGTGAVLDLAALPLGALLAVGADVEFAQRCVLGGGDDYELLFTAAAAQREHLGALARRLDLPFTRIGTITGDTGRLLLRHADGSERPPACRSYDHFA is encoded by the coding sequence ATGCCTTCCGAATTCGACCTGATCCGCCGCCACTTCACCCGCCCCGCCCGTCACACCGAGCTCGCCGTCGGCGATGACGCGGCGCTGTTCACGCCGCGTCCGGGCATGCAGCTCGCGACCTCGACCGACATGCTGGTCGCCGGCACGCATTTCTTCGCCGACGCGGACCCCGAGGCGCTCGGCTGGAAAGCGCTGGCGGTCAACATCTCGGATCTCGCGGCAATGGGAGCCGAACCGCGCTGGGCGCTGCTCGCGCTCGCGCTGCCGGCCGCCGACGAAGCGTGGATCGAGGCGTTCGCGCGGGGCCTGTTCGCGTGCGCCGGGCGGTTCGGCGTCGACCTCGCGGGCGGCGACACGACGCGCGGCCCGCTGAACCTGTGCGTGACGATCATCGGTGAAGTGCCGGCAGGCACGGCGATCACGCGCGCCGGCGCGCGCCCGGGCGACGACATCTGGATCACCGGCGAACCCGGCCGCGGTGCGCTCGGCCTCGCTTTCCTGCGCGGCGAGACGGCCCTCGATGCCGACGCCGTCGCGCCGTGCATCGACGCGCTGCATCGCCCCCAACCGCGCGTCGCGGCCGGCCTCGCGCTGCACGGTGTCGCCCACGCGATGCTGGACGTCTCCGACGGGCTGGTCGGCGATCTCGCGCACATCCTCGAGGCTTCCGGCACCGGCGCGGTCCTCGACCTCGCCGCGCTGCCGCTCGGCGCGCTGCTCGCGGTCGGCGCCGACGTCGAATTCGCGCAGCGCTGCGTGCTCGGCGGCGGCGACGACTACGAGCTGCTATTCACCGCCGCCGCGGCGCAGCGCGAGCACCTCGGCGCGCTCGCCCGGCGGCTGGATCTGCCGTTCACACGCATCGGCACAATCACCGGCGACACCGGCCGCTTGCTGCTGCGGCACGCCGACGGCAGCGAACGCCCGCCGGCGTGCCGCAGCTACGATCATTTCGCCTGA